In Tenebrio molitor chromosome 6, icTenMoli1.1, whole genome shotgun sequence, one genomic interval encodes:
- the LOC138133172 gene encoding uncharacterized protein CG43867 isoform X1, producing the protein MAEDSSANSRRLSQIFDPLSRLTELTRSSHSTPSSPRLLPRRPRDVTSAVPPLDGLDSGPSRVVDPNNVNWQEKCLELQLELHRSRTQATRTRDMLRDKLSELEQRVLEAESRAEEAEDKVRIMEQKLAWSQQSDPNNVQIHRLEGEVEEQRQLRLHDARQVEAKAARIKEWVTNKLRELEQQNQTLREQNIKCNQQLELLRNHLALADRRRSESCSPEPRQHTSTTSSARSNRHRRHQSVCLSSNFEPAVPSTLVTSVNFATSNSSMDPLTDELRAAVDNLSIGRVPSSSASDPDLAHDYAEIYTPSREKVPWPRAPTPPIHRFPSWEDRIYQVAADGLTLTGTTPSDIGPEQAGYQDIPVPVYATVKGRASQIRSMPFTGDSSDDSSDGEGNNTTAVDGTNTHSRSSGDTSGSSPGKRTASSSSGSPSKSKTRGVSDTSFESGMSDDYAVPPDALSCDTTSLESSMLLRASYLDSPKRIESLEKSGSLAKLGGKLKTWRKKWFVLKNGVLTYYKGQSDINRKPQGQIILDEVCKITRAEGSNTFEIDTGKKTYYLTADSITAMEDWVRILQNVQRRNATKLLLSKEENKPSVQGWLTKVKNGHAKKCWCVLIGKMFLYFKSPTDTTPAGQINMRDARVEEVEHFSDSDSEERDTEHPDLTIGIFPTNQGPTYLLCQGKQEKDSWLYHLTVASGGGPSSGTQYEQLIHKLMEVDGESNCVLWRHPVLLHVPCTKDGAIPSYFPLTTLPTENLQAEAIKLFKCLQLFMSAAVDQAGIDYHVVLAQNALQQCLDMPELQAELICALVKQTSKSSPLPKLGVQVSTQKLLKKSQLLLCATQSLFTCETTPSINSTSDQQIASSNIQAVQEEKYKEHKECYKEHKDHKGPPSYTLLQGWQLLALAVSLFVPKSSRLLWFLKLHLQRNADNRTECGKYASYCERALERTIQTGGRELKPSRMEVLSILLKNPQHHSLPHSMPVHLLNGTYHISSFDGSTTIKEFQDSLAHEICCRTTNGFAIFSDDPIEKDLEHTLDPGAKLCDLISKWEIALREKGLGKFENSRVIRLTYKNRLWWKNSARLETDKERLLLCYQVNKQIVSGRFPLSRELALELAALMAQLDMGDCTFGSHKNTSVNNTLSNQGTSNRHQSPKSTTNGTLSPPTAIQNSNTLSALNNVHGILTAHSNQALNAIDKFYPYRYRDQLTQEGLTELQAKLLEKWRSLKGRTQLDCVRIYLTCTRKWPFFGATLFQARLRQHDSPMIWLAVNEDSITILDLATMQQRVRYPYTNVLTFGGCQEDFMLVVTQNDQQPSQKLIFSLSKPKILELTLLIADYMNLLINNPGTPLLGTLSRGTMVSVNQSVVNQSIISQAIANQSQPDILKSTPDHGVQRSDSKRRTHVDSGLA; encoded by the exons ctTTCCGAGCTGGAACAGCGGGTTCTGGAAGCGGAAAGTCGGGCGGAAGAGGCGGAGGACAAG GTGCGAATAATGGAACAGAAGCTCGCATGGTCGCAGCAGAGTGACCCGAACAACGTCCAGATCCACCGTCTGGAGGGCGAGGTGGAAGAGCAGCGCCAGTTGCGCCTCCACGACGCCAGACAAGTGGAAGCGAAGGCGGCTCGCATCAAGGAATGGGTGACGAATAAGCTCCGCGAGCTCGAACAGCAGAACCAAACGCTGCGCGAACAGAACATCAAGTGCAACCAACAGCTGGAACTCCTCCGGAACCACCTGGCCCTTGCCGACCGCAGGAGGTCGGAGAGTTGCTCACCGGAACCGAGACAGCACACGTCGACGACGAGCTCGGCGAGGAGCAACAGACACCGCAGACACCAGTCGGTCTGTCTGTCGAGCAACTTCGAACCGGCCGTGCCGAGCACCCTGGTGACGAGCGTCAACTTCGCCACGAGCAACTCCAGCATGGATCCCCTGACGGACGAGCTGAGGGCGGCCGTCGATAACCTCAGCATCGGGAGGGTTCCGAGCAGCAGCGCCTCCGATCCGGATCTGGCACATGATTACGCCGAGATTTACACGCCGAGCAGGGAAAAAGTTCCCTGGCCTAGGGCTCCCACGCCTCCAATTCACAGGTTTCCCAGCTGGGAAGACCGGATTTATCAG GTGGCTGCCGACGGATTGACGTTGACTGGAACCACTCCAAGCGACATCGGTCCTGAACAAGCAGGATATCAGGACATACCGGTTCCGGTGTACGCCACGGTGAAAGGTAGAGCGAGCCAGATCAGATCGATGCCGTTCACCGGTGATTCTTCGGACGATTCGAGTGACGGTGAGGGTAACAACACCACGGCCGTTGATGGCACCAACACGCACAGCAGAAGTTCGGGTGACACTTCCGGTTCGAGTCCGGGAAAACGGACAGCGTCCAGCAGCAGCGGGTCCCCTAGTAAAAGCAAGACCAgag GTGTTTCAGACACTTCGTTCGAATCCGGCATGTCAGATGACTACGCCGTACCACCTGATGCTCTCAGTTGTGATACCACTAGTCTAGAGTCGTCGATGTTGCTTAGAGCGTCTTATTTAGACAGCCCGAAGCGAATCGAGAGTTTAGAAAAGAGCGGTTCTTTAGCTAAACTAG GGGGAAAATTGAAAACGTGGAGGAAGAAGTGGTTCGTCCTCAAGAATGGTGTGCTGACGTACTACAAGGGTCAGAGTGATATCAATCGAAAACCTCagggtcaaataattttagatgAAGTTTGTAAAATAACTAGAGCCGAAGGCTCGAACACTTTCGAAATTGATACGGGAAAGAAAACGTACTACCTGACGGCGGACTCCATTACCGCAATGGAAGACTGGGTCAGGATTCTTCAAAACGTACAACGAAGAAACGCCACCAAATTGTTGTTGAGCAAAGAAGAAAACAAGCCGTCAGTTCAGGGATGGTTGACCAAAGTGAAGAACGGCCACGCGAAAAAATGCTGGTGCGTTCTGAtcggaaaaatgtttttgtatttCAAATCGCCGACAGACACG ACGCCGGCCGGTCAAATCAATATGCGCGACGCCAGAGTCGAGGAGGTGGAACACTTTTCAGATTCAGACTCCGAAGAAAGAGACACCGAACATCCGGACTTGACCATCGGAATATTCCCAACGAATCAAGGACCGACTTACTTGCTGTGCCAGGGGAAACaa GAGAAAGATTCCTGGCTGTACCATTTGACCGTGGCCAGTGGGGGTGGGCCCAGCTCCGGTACGCAGTACGAACAGCTCATTCACAAGCTGATGGAAGTCGATGGCGAGTCAAATTGTGTTTTGTGGAGACATCCGGTTCTTTTACATGTGCCTTGTACGAAAGACGGCGCGATACCCTCGTACTTCCCTCTGACCACTCTGCCGACCGAAAATCTACAG GCCGAAGCGATCAAACTGTTCAAATGTCTCCAGTTGTTCATGTCGGCGGCCGTAGACCAGGCCGGCATAGACTATCACGTTGTTCTGGCGCAGAACGCGCTACAGCAATGCCTGGACATGCCAGAATTACAGGCGGAATTGATCTGTGCGCTTGTAAAACAAACAAGTAAAAGCTCGCCCTTGCCCAAACTCGGAGTCCAGGTATCTACACAAAAGTTGCTTAAAAAAAGT CAACTTCTCCTTTGCGCCACTCAAAGTTTATTCACCTGCGAAACGACACCCAGTATAAACAGTACCTCTGACCAACAAATTGCATCTTCCAATATACAGGCGGTCcaagaagaaaaatacaagGAACACAAGGAGTGTTACAAGGAGCATAAGGACCACAAAGGTCCGCCCAGTTACACGTTGCTTCAAGGTTGGCAATTACTCGCTCTGGCTGTCAGTCTCTTCGTTCCGAAGTCGTCGAGGTTGTTGTGGTTTTTGAAACTCCATCTTCAAAGAAACGCCGATAACAGAACCGAGTGCGGAAAGTACGCGTCTTACTGCGAGAGGGCGTTGGAAAGGACCATACAGACAG GTGGGCGAGAGCTGAAGCCGTCTAGGATGGAGGTCCTCAGCATCCTGCTGAAGAACCCTCAGCATCATTCGTTGCCGCACTCGATGCCCGTCCATCTGCTCAACGGAACATACCACATCAGCAGTTTCGACGGTTCCACGACGATCAAAGAGTTCCAAGACAGTCTGGCCCACGAGATTTGTTGCCGCACGACCAACGGGTTCGCCATCTTCAGCGACGACCCCATCGAGAAGGATCTGGAGCACACGTTGGACCCCGGCGCGAAACTGTGCGATCTCATCTCGAAATGGGAGATAGCGCTGCGGGAGAAGGGTTTGGGGAAATTCGAGAACAGCAGGGTGATCAGGTTAACTTACAAAAACAGGTTGTGGTGGAAGAACAGTGCTAGGCTAGAAACGGACAAAGAGAGGTTACTCCTGTGCTACCAAGTCAACAAACAGATCGTTTCGGGACGGTTTCCGTTGAGCAGAGAGTTGGCGTTGGAGTTAGCCGCGTTGATGGCGCAACTGGACATGGGGGATTGTACTTTCGGCTCGCACAAGAACACTAGTGTAAATAATACTTTAAGCAATCAAGGTACTTCCAACAGACACCAAAGTCCCAAATCGACGACGAACGGGACGCTGAGTCCGCCGACTGCCATTCAAAATTCTAACACTCTAAGCGCCTTGAACAACGTTCACGGAATCCTGACGGCTCACTCGAACCAGGCCCTCAACGCCATCGACAAGTTCTATCCGTACCGATACAGGGATCAGCTGACCCAAGAGGGGTTGACGGAACTGCAAGCGAAGCTCTTGGAGAAGTGGAGAAGTCTGAAAGGGAGGACTCAACTGGACTGCGTCAGGATCTACCTCACTTGTACCAGGAAGTGGCCCTTTTTCGGAGCGACCTTGTTCCAG GCCCGGCTGCGCCAGCACGACTCCCCGATGATCTGGCTGGCCGTCAACGAAGACTCGATCACGATCCTCGACTTGGCAACGATGCAACAACGAGTTCGCTACCCGTACACCAACGTGCTCACGTTCGGCGGTTGTCAGGAAGATTTCATGCTGGTGGTGACGCAGAACGACCAGCAACCCTCCCAAAAGTTGATCTTCTCGTTGAGCAAACCGAAAATACTCGAGCTCACCCTGCTCATAGCCGACTACATGAATCTCTTAATCAACAATCCCGGAACGCCCCTGTTGGGTACTTTGAGCAGGGGAACGATGGTTTCCGTCAATCAGTCTGTGGTAAATCAATCTATCATTAGTCAAGCTATAGCCAATCAAAGCCAACCTGATATTTTGAAGTCCACCCCGGATCACGGGGTGCAGCGGTCCGATTCCAAAAGGAGAACGCACGTGGACTCGGGACTGGCGTGA
- the LOC138133172 gene encoding uncharacterized protein CG43867 isoform X8, with the protein MEQKLAWSQQSDPNNVQIHRLEGEVEEQRQLRLHDARQVEAKAARIKEWVTNKLRELEQQNQTLREQNIKCNQQLELLRNHLALADRRRSESCSPEPRQHTSTTSSARSNRHRRHQSVCLSSNFEPAVPSTLVTSVNFATSNSSMDPLTDELRAAVDNLSIGRVPSSSASDPDLAHDYAEIYTPSREKVPWPRAPTPPIHRFPSWEDRIYQVAADGLTLTGTTPSDIGPEQAGYQDIPVPVYATVKGRASQIRSMPFTGDSSDDSSDGEGNNTTAVDGTNTHSRSSGDTSGSSPGKRTASSSSGSPSKSKTRGVSDTSFESGMSDDYAVPPDALSCDTTSLESSMLLRASYLDSPKRIESLEKSGSLAKLGGKLKTWRKKWFVLKNGVLTYYKGQSDINRKPQGQIILDEVCKITRAEGSNTFEIDTGKKTYYLTADSITAMEDWVRILQNVQRRNATKLLLSKEENKPSVQGWLTKVKNGHAKKCWCVLIGKMFLYFKSPTDTTPAGQINMRDARVEEVEHFSDSDSEERDTEHPDLTIGIFPTNQGPTYLLCQGKQEKDSWLYHLTVASGGGPSSGTQYEQLIHKLMEVDGESNCVLWRHPVLLHVPCTKDGAIPSYFPLTTLPTENLQAEAIKLFKCLQLFMSAAVDQAGIDYHVVLAQNALQQCLDMPELQAELICALVKQTSKSSPLPKLGVQVSTQKLLKKSQLLLCATQSLFTCETTPSINSTSDQQIASSNIQAVQEEKYKEHKECYKEHKDHKGPPSYTLLQGWQLLALAVSLFVPKSSRLLWFLKLHLQRNADNRTECGKYASYCERALERTIQTGGRELKPSRMEVLSILLKNPQHHSLPHSMPVHLLNGTYHISSFDGSTTIKEFQDSLAHEICCRTTNGFAIFSDDPIEKDLEHTLDPGAKLCDLISKWEIALREKGLGKFENSRVIRLTYKNRLWWKNSARLETDKERLLLCYQVNKQIVSGRFPLSRELALELAALMAQLDMGDCTFGSHKNTSVNNTLSNQGTSNRHQSPKSTTNGTLSPPTAIQNSNTLSALNNVHGILTAHSNQALNAIDKFYPYRYRDQLTQEGLTELQAKLLEKWRSLKGRTQLDCVRIYLTCTRKWPFFGATLFQARLRQHDSPMIWLAVNEDSITILDLATMQQRVRYPYTNVLTFGGCQEDFMLVVTQNDQQPSQKLIFSLSKPKILELTLLIADYMNLLINNPGTPLLGTLSRGTMVSVNQSVVNQSIISQAIANQSQPDILKSTPDHGVQRSDSKRRTHVDSGLA; encoded by the exons ATGGAACAGAAGCTCGCATGGTCGCAGCAGAGTGACCCGAACAACGTCCAGATCCACCGTCTGGAGGGCGAGGTGGAAGAGCAGCGCCAGTTGCGCCTCCACGACGCCAGACAAGTGGAAGCGAAGGCGGCTCGCATCAAGGAATGGGTGACGAATAAGCTCCGCGAGCTCGAACAGCAGAACCAAACGCTGCGCGAACAGAACATCAAGTGCAACCAACAGCTGGAACTCCTCCGGAACCACCTGGCCCTTGCCGACCGCAGGAGGTCGGAGAGTTGCTCACCGGAACCGAGACAGCACACGTCGACGACGAGCTCGGCGAGGAGCAACAGACACCGCAGACACCAGTCGGTCTGTCTGTCGAGCAACTTCGAACCGGCCGTGCCGAGCACCCTGGTGACGAGCGTCAACTTCGCCACGAGCAACTCCAGCATGGATCCCCTGACGGACGAGCTGAGGGCGGCCGTCGATAACCTCAGCATCGGGAGGGTTCCGAGCAGCAGCGCCTCCGATCCGGATCTGGCACATGATTACGCCGAGATTTACACGCCGAGCAGGGAAAAAGTTCCCTGGCCTAGGGCTCCCACGCCTCCAATTCACAGGTTTCCCAGCTGGGAAGACCGGATTTATCAG GTGGCTGCCGACGGATTGACGTTGACTGGAACCACTCCAAGCGACATCGGTCCTGAACAAGCAGGATATCAGGACATACCGGTTCCGGTGTACGCCACGGTGAAAGGTAGAGCGAGCCAGATCAGATCGATGCCGTTCACCGGTGATTCTTCGGACGATTCGAGTGACGGTGAGGGTAACAACACCACGGCCGTTGATGGCACCAACACGCACAGCAGAAGTTCGGGTGACACTTCCGGTTCGAGTCCGGGAAAACGGACAGCGTCCAGCAGCAGCGGGTCCCCTAGTAAAAGCAAGACCAgag GTGTTTCAGACACTTCGTTCGAATCCGGCATGTCAGATGACTACGCCGTACCACCTGATGCTCTCAGTTGTGATACCACTAGTCTAGAGTCGTCGATGTTGCTTAGAGCGTCTTATTTAGACAGCCCGAAGCGAATCGAGAGTTTAGAAAAGAGCGGTTCTTTAGCTAAACTAG GGGGAAAATTGAAAACGTGGAGGAAGAAGTGGTTCGTCCTCAAGAATGGTGTGCTGACGTACTACAAGGGTCAGAGTGATATCAATCGAAAACCTCagggtcaaataattttagatgAAGTTTGTAAAATAACTAGAGCCGAAGGCTCGAACACTTTCGAAATTGATACGGGAAAGAAAACGTACTACCTGACGGCGGACTCCATTACCGCAATGGAAGACTGGGTCAGGATTCTTCAAAACGTACAACGAAGAAACGCCACCAAATTGTTGTTGAGCAAAGAAGAAAACAAGCCGTCAGTTCAGGGATGGTTGACCAAAGTGAAGAACGGCCACGCGAAAAAATGCTGGTGCGTTCTGAtcggaaaaatgtttttgtatttCAAATCGCCGACAGACACG ACGCCGGCCGGTCAAATCAATATGCGCGACGCCAGAGTCGAGGAGGTGGAACACTTTTCAGATTCAGACTCCGAAGAAAGAGACACCGAACATCCGGACTTGACCATCGGAATATTCCCAACGAATCAAGGACCGACTTACTTGCTGTGCCAGGGGAAACaa GAGAAAGATTCCTGGCTGTACCATTTGACCGTGGCCAGTGGGGGTGGGCCCAGCTCCGGTACGCAGTACGAACAGCTCATTCACAAGCTGATGGAAGTCGATGGCGAGTCAAATTGTGTTTTGTGGAGACATCCGGTTCTTTTACATGTGCCTTGTACGAAAGACGGCGCGATACCCTCGTACTTCCCTCTGACCACTCTGCCGACCGAAAATCTACAG GCCGAAGCGATCAAACTGTTCAAATGTCTCCAGTTGTTCATGTCGGCGGCCGTAGACCAGGCCGGCATAGACTATCACGTTGTTCTGGCGCAGAACGCGCTACAGCAATGCCTGGACATGCCAGAATTACAGGCGGAATTGATCTGTGCGCTTGTAAAACAAACAAGTAAAAGCTCGCCCTTGCCCAAACTCGGAGTCCAGGTATCTACACAAAAGTTGCTTAAAAAAAGT CAACTTCTCCTTTGCGCCACTCAAAGTTTATTCACCTGCGAAACGACACCCAGTATAAACAGTACCTCTGACCAACAAATTGCATCTTCCAATATACAGGCGGTCcaagaagaaaaatacaagGAACACAAGGAGTGTTACAAGGAGCATAAGGACCACAAAGGTCCGCCCAGTTACACGTTGCTTCAAGGTTGGCAATTACTCGCTCTGGCTGTCAGTCTCTTCGTTCCGAAGTCGTCGAGGTTGTTGTGGTTTTTGAAACTCCATCTTCAAAGAAACGCCGATAACAGAACCGAGTGCGGAAAGTACGCGTCTTACTGCGAGAGGGCGTTGGAAAGGACCATACAGACAG GTGGGCGAGAGCTGAAGCCGTCTAGGATGGAGGTCCTCAGCATCCTGCTGAAGAACCCTCAGCATCATTCGTTGCCGCACTCGATGCCCGTCCATCTGCTCAACGGAACATACCACATCAGCAGTTTCGACGGTTCCACGACGATCAAAGAGTTCCAAGACAGTCTGGCCCACGAGATTTGTTGCCGCACGACCAACGGGTTCGCCATCTTCAGCGACGACCCCATCGAGAAGGATCTGGAGCACACGTTGGACCCCGGCGCGAAACTGTGCGATCTCATCTCGAAATGGGAGATAGCGCTGCGGGAGAAGGGTTTGGGGAAATTCGAGAACAGCAGGGTGATCAGGTTAACTTACAAAAACAGGTTGTGGTGGAAGAACAGTGCTAGGCTAGAAACGGACAAAGAGAGGTTACTCCTGTGCTACCAAGTCAACAAACAGATCGTTTCGGGACGGTTTCCGTTGAGCAGAGAGTTGGCGTTGGAGTTAGCCGCGTTGATGGCGCAACTGGACATGGGGGATTGTACTTTCGGCTCGCACAAGAACACTAGTGTAAATAATACTTTAAGCAATCAAGGTACTTCCAACAGACACCAAAGTCCCAAATCGACGACGAACGGGACGCTGAGTCCGCCGACTGCCATTCAAAATTCTAACACTCTAAGCGCCTTGAACAACGTTCACGGAATCCTGACGGCTCACTCGAACCAGGCCCTCAACGCCATCGACAAGTTCTATCCGTACCGATACAGGGATCAGCTGACCCAAGAGGGGTTGACGGAACTGCAAGCGAAGCTCTTGGAGAAGTGGAGAAGTCTGAAAGGGAGGACTCAACTGGACTGCGTCAGGATCTACCTCACTTGTACCAGGAAGTGGCCCTTTTTCGGAGCGACCTTGTTCCAG GCCCGGCTGCGCCAGCACGACTCCCCGATGATCTGGCTGGCCGTCAACGAAGACTCGATCACGATCCTCGACTTGGCAACGATGCAACAACGAGTTCGCTACCCGTACACCAACGTGCTCACGTTCGGCGGTTGTCAGGAAGATTTCATGCTGGTGGTGACGCAGAACGACCAGCAACCCTCCCAAAAGTTGATCTTCTCGTTGAGCAAACCGAAAATACTCGAGCTCACCCTGCTCATAGCCGACTACATGAATCTCTTAATCAACAATCCCGGAACGCCCCTGTTGGGTACTTTGAGCAGGGGAACGATGGTTTCCGTCAATCAGTCTGTGGTAAATCAATCTATCATTAGTCAAGCTATAGCCAATCAAAGCCAACCTGATATTTTGAAGTCCACCCCGGATCACGGGGTGCAGCGGTCCGATTCCAAAAGGAGAACGCACGTGGACTCGGGACTGGCGTGA